ATACATTGGTAAAACCTACCGATATCTTTCCAAGGGCCGGACCATCCCATGCGGTTTTTACTTCAAAGTCACCTTGACAGTATCCGCGTACCTTGATTTTAACCTTTTTAATTCCCTTACAGTCAAAATATTTGAAGCCAGCTGTGGCAGAAGCCTTCATGTTGGCAATGTAACCGATTTCTTCGTCTCCATCTCTTCCGTCTTGAGTTATTTTTGGGAACTGATTGTTCATCCATGAGGCTGTCCAATCAGTATATAACGACTCTTCTTCGCAGAACAAGTTGCATGCCAGATAGGCGGCGTATTCACCGCGTCCTTCCAACGGCCCTCCGTTGCATCCGCAGGAGGTCATTTCTACCTGTGGAATAGTGCCGTCCTCCAGAATTTCAATTTGTTCGCAACAGGCTTGCCTGCTGAAATTTGTTCCATTGGTATGCCTGTGGTAAAAAATATACCATTTACCATTAATTTCAACTATACTTCCATGGTTATTGGCGCCATAAAACATAGGTTTTTGGGCAGGCTTGTAGGTATCGATATGAAGATCGCTATTACTTACAATAACTCCCTTATATTCAAAACCCTTTGTGGGGTGTTTGCTTGTAGCATAACAAAGTTCATGAAATACAACCGAAGAATATATAAAGTAATAGGTATCCCCATTTTTCCTGATGGAAGGGGCTTCAAAAAACTCATGTCCTTCATAGCCGCTGCCCTTACTATAAGGCTGACTAGGAGCTATGAATACAGGTTCTTCAACAATTGTCAGCATATCCGGTCCCAACACTGTTGCCATGGCCCCTTTTCTTGACTTATCTCCTACAGCACAAAAACCTGTGTACAAATAAGTTCTATCACCTTCAGTTAGTACTCCGGGGTCAAACTGGGGCTGATCATCGGCTCTTTCGCCAAGACGGGTTCCGTCGGAATAGTGAACATAGCCATAAAATTCATATTTTCCAGCAGGGGTATCACAGACTGCAACCGACACTATAG
This genomic stretch from Ruminiclostridium cellulolyticum H10 harbors:
- a CDS encoding family 43 glycosylhydrolase, which codes for MKKQGFNPYLPSWEYIPDGEPYVFNNRVYVYGSHDRFNGYVYCLNDYVCWSAPVDDLGNWRYEGVIYKKTDDPLNPDGSMCLYAPDVTVGPDGRYYLYYVLDKLPIVSVAVCDTPAGKYEFYGYVHYSDGTRLGERADDQPQFDPGVLTEGDRTYLYTGFCAVGDKSRKGAMATVLGPDMLTIVEEPVFIAPSQPYSKGSGYEGHEFFEAPSIRKNGDTYYFIYSSVVFHELCYATSKHPTKGFEYKGVIVSNSDLHIDTYKPAQKPMFYGANNHGSIVEINGKWYIFYHRHTNGTNFSRQACCEQIEILEDGTIPQVEMTSCGCNGGPLEGRGEYAAYLACNLFCEEESLYTDWTASWMNNQFPKITQDGRDGDEEIGYIANMKASATAGFKYFDCKGIKKVKIKVRGYCQGDFEVKTAWDGPALGKISVGFTNVWKEYSADIVIPDGVQALYFTYTGQGSASLASFTLE